One genomic segment of Ignavibacteriales bacterium includes these proteins:
- the trpE gene encoding anthranilate synthase component I, with product MMTKEEFKELAQTHSVVPLVETMLADLHTPVSIYLTLRSKTSNSFLLESVEPDERIGRFSFVGTDPILIIKAKGDIVEIESGVKKEQRRGKILDVLDEFSRRYQSTVAHEQQGFTGGFLGYFGYDRVQEIENIPLHPTAKDDVPDAMFGLFQSVVKFDHLQQLLTVTHNILVEKNLPLNDQYNDGAKTLTAILTQLGKPPELENNFQCDLASVQQGTDREAYCSSVRRAKDYIHEGDIFQVVLSRRVQVPFTGDPFPVYRALRIINPSPYLFYLDYGSVKLIGSSPEVLVRVQDCTVSVMPIAGTRKRGKTVQEDKLLEEELLRDEKEAAEHVMLVDLGRNDIGRVSEYGTVHVPFFKRLKRFSHVMHLVSEVQGKLKADANSIDALRACFPAGTVSGAPKVRAMEIINELEPVRRGIYAGAVGYLGFDGALDTCIAIRTIVAANGMLTIQAGAGIVADSVPELEYKETVNKAQALLDALAVASNGLMKIHSGNGYSGEQQ from the coding sequence ATGATGACAAAAGAAGAATTTAAAGAGCTTGCACAAACGCATTCGGTCGTTCCTCTTGTGGAAACGATGCTTGCCGATTTACATACACCGGTGTCGATTTATCTGACGCTTCGATCGAAGACTTCAAATTCATTTCTTCTTGAGAGCGTCGAACCTGACGAACGAATCGGACGGTTTTCGTTTGTCGGAACAGATCCGATTCTGATTATTAAAGCAAAAGGTGATATCGTTGAAATTGAATCCGGCGTGAAAAAAGAACAGCGCCGTGGAAAAATCCTGGATGTGCTGGACGAGTTTTCTCGCCGATACCAAAGTACAGTAGCGCATGAACAGCAAGGATTTACCGGCGGATTTCTTGGTTACTTCGGCTATGACCGCGTTCAGGAAATCGAAAATATTCCTTTGCATCCAACCGCAAAGGATGATGTACCGGATGCAATGTTTGGCCTGTTTCAATCTGTTGTAAAGTTTGATCACCTCCAGCAGCTTTTAACAGTGACACATAATATTCTTGTAGAAAAGAATCTCCCACTGAACGATCAGTACAATGATGGAGCAAAAACGCTGACGGCTATTCTTACACAGCTCGGCAAACCGCCTGAACTGGAGAATAATTTTCAGTGTGATTTGGCTTCTGTTCAACAGGGCACCGATCGCGAGGCGTATTGTTCGTCGGTCAGGCGCGCAAAGGACTATATCCACGAAGGCGACATCTTTCAAGTTGTTCTCTCGCGCCGAGTGCAAGTTCCGTTCACGGGCGATCCATTTCCTGTTTATCGTGCCCTGCGCATTATCAATCCATCCCCATATCTTTTTTACCTCGATTACGGATCTGTAAAGCTTATCGGATCCTCGCCGGAAGTTTTAGTACGTGTGCAGGATTGCACTGTTTCTGTAATGCCGATTGCAGGTACGCGCAAGCGCGGCAAAACTGTGCAAGAAGACAAGCTTTTAGAGGAAGAATTGCTGCGCGATGAAAAGGAAGCGGCGGAACATGTGATGCTGGTTGATTTGGGACGCAACGATATCGGACGTGTGAGTGAATACGGCACAGTGCACGTTCCCTTCTTCAAACGCCTGAAACGGTTTTCGCATGTAATGCATCTGGTTTCTGAAGTGCAGGGAAAACTCAAAGCGGATGCAAATAGTATCGATGCACTGCGGGCTTGTTTTCCTGCCGGTACTGTCTCTGGCGCTCCGAAAGTCCGCGCAATGGAAATTATCAATGAATTAGAACCGGTGCGGCGCGGGATTTACGCTGGCGCGGTCGGCTACCTTGGTTTTGACGGTGCACTCGATACGTGCATTGCGATCAGAACAATTGTTGCGGCGAACGGCATGCTGACCATTCAAGCAGGCGCGGGCATCGTTGCGGATTCAGTTCCGGAACTTGAGTACAAAGAAACTGTGAATAAAGCGCAAGCGTTACTCGATGCGCTCGCCGTTGCATCGAACGGTCTCATGAAAATTCACAGTGGTAATGGATATTCTGGAGAACAGCAATGA
- the rsgA gene encoding ribosome small subunit-dependent GTPase A, with product MKLELFGWNDFFETRFAQYSSQGLLPGRVTIQHKDRYILFTEQGEVSGKVSGKFRFEVSGLQDFPAVGDWVVFEIDSGDQSAVIHHVLERRNKFSRKVSGDRPDEQVIAANIDIAFLVMGLDGDYNIRRMERYLTVAWESGVRPIIVLNKSDVCPVLEECTQEVLSIAHGIDIIVMTARQSEQLAPLRSLLTPGTTGVLLGSSGVGKSTITNALLGKEYLKVNEVRENDSRGRHTTPHRELLILSNGGIIIDTPGLRELQLWRGDEGMQESFDDIEELALNCRFRDCRHEAEPHCAVKKAMEDGVLDSGRFENYLKLQREIQYLALKQEMGAQRLEKERWKNISKLAKKLSSKPR from the coding sequence ATGAAGCTTGAACTATTTGGCTGGAATGATTTTTTTGAGACGCGGTTTGCTCAGTACTCTTCTCAAGGTCTGCTGCCCGGCCGCGTTACGATTCAACACAAAGACCGCTATATACTGTTCACCGAACAAGGTGAAGTAAGCGGAAAAGTGAGTGGCAAGTTTCGTTTTGAAGTCTCCGGTCTCCAGGATTTTCCTGCTGTCGGTGATTGGGTGGTCTTTGAAATCGATTCCGGCGATCAATCTGCCGTTATTCACCATGTGCTGGAACGCAGAAACAAGTTTTCGCGCAAGGTCTCCGGCGATCGTCCTGACGAACAGGTCATTGCTGCCAATATCGACATCGCATTTCTTGTCATGGGTTTAGACGGAGATTACAATATACGCCGGATGGAACGTTATCTTACCGTGGCATGGGAAAGCGGTGTCCGACCAATAATTGTATTGAACAAATCCGATGTGTGTCCGGTTCTAGAAGAGTGTACACAAGAAGTACTCTCAATTGCTCATGGCATTGATATTATCGTTATGACCGCGCGCCAATCAGAACAACTTGCACCACTCCGTTCATTGTTAACACCAGGAACAACAGGTGTTTTACTCGGTTCTTCCGGAGTAGGAAAATCTACTATTACAAACGCACTTCTTGGTAAAGAATATCTGAAAGTGAATGAAGTTCGAGAGAATGACAGCCGCGGACGCCACACAACGCCGCATCGCGAATTACTCATTCTTTCCAATGGTGGAATTATTATCGATACTCCCGGACTTCGAGAACTTCAGCTTTGGAGAGGCGACGAGGGAATGCAAGAGAGTTTCGATGACATTGAAGAACTTGCATTAAACTGCCGGTTCCGCGATTGTCGACATGAAGCTGAACCACACTGCGCAGTGAAAAAAGCGATGGAAGACGGCGTACTTGATTCGGGTCGTTTTGAAAATTATCTCAAACTGCAGCGAGAGATTCAATATCTCGCATTAAAACAAGAGATGGGCGCTCAACGGCTTGAAAAAGAGCGCTGGAAGAATATTTCAAAACTAGCAAAAAAGCTGTCTTCGAAACCACGATAA
- a CDS encoding oxidoreductase — MEPKSALLLGASGLVGEHCLLYLLEEPSYTKVTVLVRKPLAIVHEKLVQHVVDFSALEILGECLSVDDVYCCLGTTIKKAGTQDAFRKVDFDYPVKIAALSQHCGANQFLLVSSLGADPHSRIFYNRVKGEVEEAIQKISFTAFHVFRPSLLLGERKEHRAGEKVGAAGMTALKHVMIGPLRKYRAIQASDVAKAMVRVAQMNLTGVNIFESQRIQEIADEKVG, encoded by the coding sequence ATGGAACCGAAATCGGCATTACTCTTAGGTGCAAGTGGACTCGTTGGCGAACATTGCTTGCTGTATTTATTAGAAGAGCCGTCGTACACAAAAGTGACGGTACTCGTTCGGAAACCGCTCGCCATCGTCCACGAAAAGCTTGTTCAGCATGTAGTTGACTTCAGCGCATTGGAGATTCTAGGCGAATGCCTTTCCGTAGACGATGTGTATTGTTGCTTGGGTACGACAATCAAGAAAGCAGGGACGCAGGATGCATTCCGAAAGGTCGATTTCGATTATCCGGTCAAGATTGCAGCACTCTCACAGCATTGCGGTGCGAACCAATTCCTCCTTGTCTCGTCTCTCGGAGCGGATCCGCATTCCCGCATTTTCTACAATCGTGTTAAAGGAGAAGTGGAAGAAGCGATTCAGAAAATTTCTTTCACAGCTTTCCATGTGTTTCGTCCATCGCTCTTGTTGGGAGAACGAAAAGAACATCGAGCCGGTGAAAAAGTTGGCGCTGCCGGAATGACGGCGCTCAAGCACGTGATGATAGGACCTTTGAGGAAATATCGAGCCATACAAGCAAGCGATGTCGCAAAGGCAATGGTGCGTGTAGCACAAATGAATCTGACCGGTGTGAATATTTTTGAATCCCAGCGCATTCAGGAAATTGCAGATGAAAAAGTTGGGTAG
- a CDS encoding CusA/CzcA family heavy metal efflux RND transporter produces the protein MIERIIDWSAKNRFIVILLYILITGFGIYCVINLPVDAIPDLSENQVIVFTEWMGRSPEIVEQQVTYPISSALQGLPEVKAVRASSMFGMSFVFVIFNDNTDLYFARNRVIEKLALVRSELPPNVTPILGPDGTGVGHVFWYTVEGKNYDLATLRSIQDWYLRNKLVSIEGVAEIASIGGFVKQYQVDIDPNKLRAYNVTIGELAGAIQRNNNEVGGKLLEISNAEYFVRGQGYITSTEDVENVFVKQGPNGIPILVKHVATVQFGGDIRRGLLEKNGEGEVVGGIVVMRSGANARDVIERVKQRIEEIKPGLPPGVEVVPSYDRSLLIDAAIGTLSRALIEASIIVAIVVTIFLLHFRSIVRILIELPISVLLAFILMYVFGITSNIMSLGGIVLAIGVIVDSSIVLVENAYRNIANALAKKGHLTNEEYRDISIISAKQVGRAIFFSELIILVGFLPVFLLTGQEGKLFHPLAYTKSFVMISSAMVVITLIPVLMTMLMRGNFRPESANPVTGFFIRLYRPVIHWVLKHRKATIAINVLALLITVPMMMHIGSEFMPPLDEGSILYMPVTLPNASVTEVARIMALQDKIIRSVPEVHHVLGKAGRAETATDNAPISMVETIIMLKPKDQWRPGITKRDIVQELDAKLQIPGVRNGWTQPIINRINMLSTGVRTDIGFKIFGDNLDTLEHYAIKAEQILKGVPGAADIVAERIGNGYYVDIVPKKAMLSRYGLNIGDLQDIIEVAIGGQNLGVVLEGRMRFPIRLRFEREYRDNVEELNRLFIPVRTGGAVSTAISASPTIGQSGASPTSSGMSGMGSAQSPQSQVSVQQSSFASSSLLNLQSADELTYVPLSELADLKIITGPPMISSENGQLRAIVYMNVRGRDMGGTMEDAKKVISENLKLPSGYSYTWSGQYEHKVRAQKTLEYIMPIVFLIIFVLLYFTFKDYVEAFVVMLSVPFALIGGVYMIFILDYNFSVAVWVGFIALYGIAVETGVVMVVYLHEALDKKIRAHKNGERGPLTSQDIYEATVEGAVLRLRPKIMTVVTSMMGLIPVMWATGAGADMMKPLTAPMIGGLFTSAVHVLVVTPVLFVIMKEHALKKGTLEMSKMAEFIKEGE, from the coding sequence ATGATCGAGAGAATTATTGACTGGAGCGCGAAAAACCGCTTCATCGTTATCCTACTCTACATCCTTATCACCGGTTTCGGTATTTATTGCGTCATCAATCTGCCGGTTGATGCAATTCCTGATTTATCGGAAAATCAGGTTATTGTTTTCACCGAATGGATGGGGCGTTCCCCGGAAATTGTCGAACAACAAGTTACCTATCCCATATCATCTGCATTGCAGGGATTACCTGAAGTAAAAGCAGTCCGTGCATCCTCGATGTTTGGAATGTCATTCGTCTTTGTGATCTTCAACGACAATACCGACCTCTATTTTGCACGCAATCGAGTTATCGAAAAACTCGCTTTGGTTCGTTCGGAACTTCCGCCGAATGTCACACCTATCCTTGGTCCTGATGGGACAGGAGTAGGGCATGTCTTCTGGTATACTGTTGAGGGAAAGAACTATGACCTTGCCACACTTCGCTCTATTCAAGATTGGTATCTGCGAAACAAACTCGTTTCCATTGAAGGTGTTGCAGAGATTGCAAGCATCGGCGGTTTTGTCAAACAGTATCAGGTCGATATAGATCCAAATAAATTACGCGCATATAACGTAACCATCGGAGAACTTGCCGGTGCAATTCAGCGCAACAACAATGAAGTGGGCGGGAAACTTCTTGAAATCAGCAACGCGGAATATTTTGTTCGCGGTCAGGGATATATTACCTCCACCGAAGATGTGGAAAACGTTTTTGTCAAGCAAGGTCCGAATGGTATTCCCATCCTGGTGAAACATGTAGCCACCGTGCAGTTTGGCGGGGATATACGCCGTGGATTATTAGAAAAGAACGGCGAAGGAGAAGTGGTTGGTGGCATCGTCGTCATGCGAAGCGGTGCCAATGCGCGTGATGTGATAGAAAGAGTTAAGCAGCGCATTGAAGAAATCAAACCGGGACTTCCTCCGGGTGTTGAAGTTGTGCCATCCTATGATCGTTCTCTATTGATAGATGCGGCGATCGGTACGTTGAGCCGCGCTCTTATCGAGGCAAGCATTATCGTTGCGATTGTCGTGACGATCTTTCTTCTCCACTTCCGGTCTATCGTTCGCATTCTGATCGAGCTGCCGATTTCTGTTTTGCTTGCATTCATTTTGATGTATGTCTTTGGTATCACCTCAAACATCATGTCCTTAGGAGGTATTGTCCTGGCGATTGGAGTGATAGTTGATTCTTCCATTGTGCTGGTGGAAAATGCCTACCGCAATATAGCCAATGCACTGGCAAAGAAAGGGCATCTCACCAATGAAGAATATCGTGACATCTCCATCATATCTGCAAAACAAGTTGGCAGGGCAATCTTCTTCTCGGAACTGATCATTCTTGTCGGATTCCTTCCTGTGTTTTTGCTGACAGGTCAGGAAGGGAAACTTTTTCACCCACTTGCATATACAAAATCATTTGTGATGATCTCATCGGCGATGGTGGTCATCACACTTATCCCTGTGCTTATGACAATGTTGATGAGAGGAAATTTCCGCCCGGAATCGGCAAATCCTGTCACAGGATTCTTCATTCGATTGTATCGGCCTGTCATACATTGGGTCTTAAAACATCGTAAGGCAACAATCGCCATCAACGTTCTTGCACTTCTTATCACTGTTCCTATGATGATGCATATCGGTTCTGAATTCATGCCTCCGTTGGATGAAGGATCCATCCTCTATATGCCTGTGACATTACCAAATGCGTCGGTTACAGAAGTTGCCCGAATTATGGCTTTACAGGATAAAATAATTCGCAGTGTGCCCGAAGTGCATCACGTCCTTGGGAAAGCTGGACGAGCTGAAACCGCAACGGACAATGCACCAATCAGTATGGTCGAAACAATCATTATGCTCAAGCCGAAAGATCAATGGCGTCCTGGGATAACAAAGAGGGATATTGTTCAGGAATTGGACGCAAAGCTCCAAATTCCCGGCGTCCGTAATGGATGGACACAGCCCATCATCAACCGTATCAATATGCTTTCAACAGGCGTTCGCACAGATATTGGTTTTAAAATATTTGGCGACAATCTCGACACGCTTGAACATTATGCCATCAAAGCGGAACAAATTCTAAAGGGCGTGCCAGGTGCTGCCGACATCGTTGCCGAGAGAATCGGAAACGGTTACTATGTTGATATCGTGCCCAAGAAAGCGATGCTCTCCCGCTACGGATTAAACATCGGCGACCTGCAGGATATTATTGAAGTGGCTATTGGCGGACAAAACCTGGGTGTTGTTCTCGAAGGCAGAATGCGGTTCCCGATTCGTTTACGGTTTGAACGTGAATATCGTGACAACGTCGAAGAATTAAACCGTCTCTTTATTCCTGTTAGAACAGGCGGTGCGGTGTCAACTGCAATAAGCGCTTCGCCCACAATTGGACAGAGTGGAGCATCACCAACATCATCGGGCATGTCTGGAATGGGTTCAGCACAATCTCCACAATCCCAGGTTTCAGTTCAACAGTCTTCATTTGCTTCATCGTCTTTATTGAATTTGCAGTCTGCAGATGAGCTCACTTATGTCCCGCTGTCGGAATTAGCAGATTTAAAAATCATTACCGGTCCGCCTATGATCAGCAGCGAGAACGGGCAGCTTCGCGCCATTGTGTATATGAATGTACGCGGCAGGGATATGGGCGGAACAATGGAAGATGCAAAGAAAGTAATCAGTGAAAATCTAAAACTTCCTTCCGGCTATTCTTACACGTGGAGCGGGCAATACGAGCACAAAGTCCGTGCTCAAAAGACGCTTGAATACATTATGCCGATTGTCTTTCTCATTATTTTTGTTTTGCTCTATTTTACCTTCAAAGATTATGTGGAAGCGTTTGTTGTTATGCTCTCGGTTCCTTTTGCACTCATCGGCGGCGTTTATATGATCTTCATTCTTGATTATAATTTTTCTGTTGCCGTATGGGTAGGATTCATTGCACTCTATGGTATAGCGGTAGAGACAGGTGTTGTCATGGTTGTATATTTGCACGAAGCACTGGATAAAAAGATACGAGCTCATAAAAATGGTGAGCGCGGCCCATTAACATCGCAGGATATTTATGAAGCTACAGTTGAAGGTGCGGTTTTACGATTGCGGCCAAAGATCATGACTGTCGTGACGAGTATGATGGGATTGATTCCAGTGATGTGGGCAACCGGTGCCGGTGCAGATATGATGAAACCTCTTACTGCGCCTATGATCGGCGGGCTCTTTACTTCTGCGGTCCACGTTCTTGTTGTCACGCCAGTGTTGTTTGTGATTATGAAAGAACATGCTTTAAAAAAAGGAACACTTGAAATGTCCAAGATGGCAGAGTTTATAAAGGAAGGAGAATAA
- a CDS encoding TolC family protein, with the protein MKKTAVLLTFSFLLSQAIAQPVDSLIQEAYKNNPQLKSFEYKIQATGFRASSASAWPAPTLGIEFSQIPSNSTNILNDAISNNLSISQMFMLGGKLSAMSEMEKRKGRVLEQNLGSFQVQLRAKIKMNYYQLWLLDRQIEVQQRTLSLLNELVQNMQSHVMINRMRQADLFTIQAEVASEKSNLSEMKSKRANVQNVVNSLLGRNDFTQAIRTDSILAHSSVVLSEFHLSEQVKQANPSLIAMDRMKEMNEAEITSANRELFPDVMLQAMVMRMPNGMILTGGPRSMEMIQQSVAGMAMQKTDWMYSVMASITLPFAPWASERSTAKADEMRSTNLSIEAEKNAMQREMIASLRSALNRYTTADSLARQYQSEILPLTHQSAEAQTVAYQTGQVPITTVLDSRRLELMKQDDYIMVLMDRQMALVEIEMMVGAPLQ; encoded by the coding sequence ATGAAAAAAACAGCAGTGCTGCTCACATTCTCTTTTCTTCTATCACAAGCAATCGCGCAACCGGTTGATTCTCTCATACAGGAAGCATATAAGAATAATCCACAGCTCAAGTCGTTTGAATACAAGATTCAGGCGACTGGATTCCGCGCTTCTTCAGCCAGCGCTTGGCCGGCACCGACACTCGGGATAGAGTTTAGTCAAATTCCTTCCAACAGTACGAATATCCTCAACGATGCCATATCCAACAATTTATCCATTTCACAAATGTTTATGCTGGGTGGAAAACTTTCGGCAATGTCTGAAATGGAAAAAAGAAAAGGCAGGGTGTTGGAACAAAACCTTGGCTCATTTCAAGTGCAGCTGCGTGCGAAAATAAAAATGAATTATTACCAGCTATGGCTTCTCGACAGGCAAATCGAGGTTCAGCAACGGACATTATCATTGTTAAACGAACTTGTTCAGAATATGCAATCACACGTGATGATAAATCGCATGCGTCAGGCTGATCTCTTTACGATACAGGCAGAAGTTGCCTCCGAGAAATCGAATTTAAGCGAGATGAAGTCAAAGCGTGCAAACGTGCAAAATGTAGTTAATTCTCTGTTGGGTCGAAATGATTTTACCCAGGCGATAAGAACGGACAGCATCCTTGCACATAGCTCGGTCGTGTTGTCAGAGTTTCATCTGTCTGAACAAGTAAAACAAGCTAATCCTTCCCTCATTGCGATGGATCGAATGAAGGAAATGAATGAAGCTGAAATTACTTCTGCGAACAGAGAACTTTTCCCTGATGTTATGCTGCAGGCGATGGTCATGCGAATGCCCAATGGTATGATTCTCACCGGCGGCCCGCGTTCGATGGAAATGATCCAGCAAAGCGTAGCCGGCATGGCAATGCAAAAAACCGATTGGATGTACAGTGTTATGGCATCGATAACACTTCCATTCGCTCCCTGGGCGTCGGAGCGCTCGACAGCGAAAGCAGACGAAATGCGCTCTACAAACCTGAGCATTGAGGCAGAGAAGAACGCCATGCAGCGGGAAATGATAGCATCACTCCGTTCAGCGTTGAACAGGTACACTACAGCTGATTCGCTTGCGCGTCAGTATCAGAGTGAAATTCTTCCACTCACACATCAGTCGGCAGAGGCACAGACAGTTGCATATCAAACGGGGCAGGTGCCAATTACTACTGTTCTCGATTCGCGCCGCTTGGAGCTGATGAAACAAGACGATTACATTATGGTATTAATGGATCGCCAGATGGCACTCGTTGAAATAGAAATGATGGTCGGAGCACCACTTCAATAA
- a CDS encoding efflux RND transporter periplasmic adaptor subunit gives MKTLLISLLVITAMMLSSCSKSSSSHNGQADSTTAQTGDYYTCTMHPQVHLDKPGVCPICGMELVKASNSRKMESDGAVAMVPLNDRDQLLANVSTVKVGYEDVEHSVRAFGTLEIAEPNKTVISARFNGRIEKLHVDAVGVKVRQGDPLFEIYSPDIIQAENEYLQAIKTGSSEQQSIVSDPKSKLLLLGLTGQQIHELESANTVPLVTMYYSPANGIVIDKKIVTGVYVSEGSTLYEISDISTLWNIAEVYESDAGYIRVGEKANLSIATYPNEMFTGTVSLIYPVVNPQTRTVKVRVLVNNSNGKLKPNMYTETLFTRKKGKSLTVPVGAVLVTGKRNLVYVKTEHENHFEAREVGIGSRFNDKYEITWGLTEGEVVVSEGGYLIDSESQLKSGTGATHQHGGTAAPETKTKEMPANMPM, from the coding sequence ATGAAAACACTATTGATATCCCTCTTAGTGATAACTGCAATGATGCTGTCATCGTGCAGTAAATCATCTTCATCACACAACGGACAGGCCGACTCTACAACGGCACAAACCGGAGATTATTACACCTGCACGATGCATCCACAAGTGCATCTGGACAAACCCGGTGTCTGTCCTATTTGCGGAATGGAACTTGTGAAAGCGAGCAACAGCAGAAAGATGGAAAGCGATGGAGCAGTAGCAATGGTTCCTCTGAATGATCGGGATCAACTTCTCGCAAATGTTTCAACGGTAAAAGTCGGATATGAAGATGTTGAACATTCCGTCCGTGCCTTCGGCACTCTTGAAATTGCTGAGCCTAATAAAACAGTTATCAGCGCCCGCTTTAATGGACGCATCGAAAAACTGCATGTCGATGCAGTTGGCGTCAAGGTCAGACAAGGCGATCCGTTATTCGAGATTTACAGTCCCGACATTATCCAGGCAGAAAATGAATACCTGCAAGCAATCAAAACCGGTTCTTCTGAACAACAGAGTATTGTGTCGGATCCAAAATCTAAATTACTGTTATTGGGCTTGACTGGGCAGCAGATTCATGAACTTGAATCCGCCAATACTGTACCACTTGTCACGATGTATTATTCTCCTGCAAACGGCATAGTCATCGATAAAAAAATCGTCACAGGAGTTTATGTGTCGGAAGGATCAACTCTCTACGAAATATCCGACATTTCGACATTATGGAATATTGCCGAAGTGTATGAATCGGATGCTGGATACATTCGCGTCGGTGAAAAGGCAAACCTTTCAATTGCGACATACCCAAATGAAATGTTTACCGGTACAGTATCGTTGATCTATCCGGTCGTAAATCCTCAAACACGGACAGTAAAAGTTCGAGTGCTGGTGAACAACTCAAACGGGAAACTGAAGCCGAATATGTATACCGAAACATTGTTTACTCGAAAGAAAGGAAAGTCACTTACTGTCCCCGTTGGAGCGGTGCTCGTTACAGGAAAACGCAATCTTGTTTATGTCAAGACCGAACACGAAAACCATTTCGAAGCCAGGGAGGTTGGAATTGGATCACGGTTCAATGATAAATATGAAATCACTTGGGGACTTACAGAAGGAGAAGTTGTCGTAAGCGAGGGTGGTTATTTAATCGATTCTGAAAGCCAACTGAAGTCAGGAACTGGCGCCACTCATCAACACGGAGGTACAGCTGCTCCTGAGACGAAAACAAAAGAAATGCCAGCAAATATGCCAATGTAG
- a CDS encoding cytochrome c, producing the protein MSKNIKTILFSILGVLLIEIIAVIVGAYSGIPDVAATKPEGKIMGWFMNTTKDHSIGARAQHISVPPLDSSALVAKGFEHYNEMCVTCHGAPGIRSDELAKGLNPPPPNLAFSTRDMEPSEMFLVVKDGITMTGMPGFGSTHSDSEVWAIVAFLKRLQTMQPEEYTAFQKSQHHGTMEETKEHNHPKEH; encoded by the coding sequence ATGAGTAAAAATATTAAAACAATTCTCTTTTCGATCCTTGGTGTTCTTCTCATTGAGATCATCGCAGTGATAGTAGGTGCCTACTCCGGTATTCCCGATGTAGCTGCAACGAAGCCCGAAGGAAAAATCATGGGCTGGTTCATGAACACAACCAAGGATCATTCCATCGGTGCGCGCGCTCAACATATTTCAGTTCCTCCTCTCGATAGCTCCGCACTTGTTGCGAAAGGATTTGAACATTACAATGAAATGTGCGTTACCTGCCATGGCGCGCCGGGCATAAGATCGGATGAACTTGCAAAAGGACTTAATCCCCCTCCTCCCAATCTCGCGTTTTCAACAAGGGATATGGAACCTTCCGAGATGTTTTTGGTCGTCAAAGATGGGATTACGATGACTGGCATGCCCGGATTTGGATCTACTCACAGCGATTCGGAAGTATGGGCAATAGTGGCATTTCTCAAACGTCTTCAGACAATGCAACCAGAAGAATATACTGCATTCCAAAAATCGCAACACCATGGAACGATGGAAGAGACTAAAGAACATAACCACCCAAAAGAACACTAA
- a CDS encoding PaaI family thioesterase, giving the protein MKSSNGWITSAGNKFLLYEITQSPNYQITKSPPTADPPDCIAGYCASGAENKIHMKHRVTGKQQNSKMCFLCGLKNSFGLKGEFFELENNELVCIFKPSNEHQSYPGRLHGGITTAVLDETIGRAIMIKSKEEVWGVTVEFTTRFKKQIPLNEELRVVGRITIETSRTFEGTGELLLPNGEVAATGFGKYLRMPLNKISDFDPLEQEWKVVHSEKDPETIEL; this is encoded by the coding sequence ATGAAGTCTTCCAATGGCTGGATCACATCTGCGGGAAATAAATTTCTTCTTTATGAGATCACTCAATCACCAAATTATCAAATCACTAAATCTCCGCCAACGGCGGATCCGCCAGACTGCATAGCGGGCTATTGCGCCTCCGGCGCAGAAAATAAAATTCATATGAAACATCGCGTTACAGGAAAACAGCAAAACAGCAAAATGTGCTTTCTCTGCGGCTTGAAAAATTCATTCGGGCTCAAGGGAGAATTTTTTGAATTAGAGAACAACGAACTGGTATGCATTTTTAAACCTTCAAATGAGCACCAGAGTTATCCGGGCAGGCTGCACGGCGGAATCACCACAGCAGTCCTTGACGAAACTATTGGCCGCGCGATAATGATAAAGTCAAAAGAAGAGGTTTGGGGAGTCACAGTTGAGTTCACCACGAGATTCAAAAAACAAATTCCGTTGAACGAAGAACTCCGCGTTGTCGGCCGCATTACCATTGAGACGAGCCGCACATTTGAAGGTACCGGCGAACTACTTTTGCCGAACGGCGAAGTTGCTGCAACCGGTTTCGGCAAGTACTTGCGTATGCCGCTCAACAAAATTTCAGATTTCGATCCATTGGAACAAGAGTGGAAAGTGGTGCATTCAGAAAAAGATCCCGAGACAATCGAACTTTAA